A single Polyodon spathula isolate WHYD16114869_AA chromosome 6, ASM1765450v1, whole genome shotgun sequence DNA region contains:
- the LOC121317712 gene encoding popeye domain-containing protein 3-like — translation MEREALKSENLTFWDTVLDCSEWKIDAEGAVYHLANILLVLGFMGGSGIYGLLYLFFFLALGFLCSSIWAWMDVCAADIFSWNFTLLVICAVQIVHVAYQLRSVTFDREFKDLYGSIFQQLGIPLTVYGEIVSCCDGEVTTLEKDHCYAMEGRTPIEKLAILLSGRIRVTVNGEFLHFIYPYQFLDSPEWDSLRPSEEATFQVTLTADTNCRYVGWRRKKMYLLFAKHRYIAKVFSVLIGNDIAEKLFSLNDSVYDSDGIRYDLRLPNLCHVLLSDLGTNTALGSLSRRQTAELN, via the exons ATGGAGCGAGAGGCTCTGAAGAGTGAGAATTTAACTTTCTGGGACACCGTGCTCGATTGCAGCGAATGGAAGATAGATGCTGAGGGTGCTGTTTACCATCTCGCTAATATTTTGTTAGTTTTAGGTTTCATGGGAGGAAGTGGGATCTATGGTCTTCTTTACCTGTTCTTTTTCTTGGCACTAGGCTTCCTTTGCTCTTCGATATGGGCTTGGATGGATGTTTGTGCTGCTGATATTTTCTCGTGGAATTTTACCCTTTTGGTGATCTGTGCGGTGCAGATTGTGCATGTCGCCTACCAGCTCCGTAGTGTCACTTTTGACAGAGAATTCAAGGACCTTTATGGAAGTATCTTCCAGCAACTGGGCATTCCCCTTACTGTCTATGGGGAAATAGTTTCTTGCTGTGATGGGGAGGTGACCACTCTGGAAAAAGATCATTGCTACGCAATGGAAGGCAGGACCCCTATCGAGAAGCTTGCTATTCTGCTGTCAGGAAG AATCCGCGTGACAGTTAATGGagagtttttacattttatttacccCTATCAATTCCTGGATTCCCCCGAATGGGATTCGCTCAGACCTTCAGAAGAGGCCACTTTTCAG GTGACACTAACAGCAGACACAAATTGTCGATATGTGGGCTGGAGgcgaaaaaaaatgtatttactcttCGCTAAACACCGTTATATAGCCAAGGTGTTTTCGGTCCTGATTGGGAATGACATTGCTGAGAAACTCTTCTCGCTGAACGACAGCGTCTACGACAGCGATGGAATTCGGTATGATCTCAGATTACCCAATTTGTGTCACGTGTTGTTGTCTGATTTAGGAACTAACACTGCGTTGGGAAGCCTTTCACGAAGACAAACTGCAGAGTTGAACTAA